In one Bacillus sp. PK3_68 genomic region, the following are encoded:
- a CDS encoding DUF262 domain-containing protein encodes METVLQAKAIQDLMESEEKFYIPSYQRGYRWSKLQVRELLDDLWEFHEQDPAKDEVYWLQPIIVKKNEETWEVIDGQQRLTTILILLQYIKKQIPFLVDHYFSIDYETRPKSSDFLRDIAAGENMKDDNIDFYHMYEAYEMIQEWFAEHKPQAVMFIAQRLREQVKVMWYEVDDSYDAIDIFSRINNGRIPLTNAELIKALFLSKNHLSQNEGDEDIVRLKQIEISNEWDRMEYALQNDELWYFLQNDTDSDYQNRIEWLFDLIASDYKMGVEKNIPYYTFHVFNEWMKNQSEADKSKHAIIESIWLEVQQLYMKVTEWYQNRELYHYIGYLLATSVSMESIIQKSNNMKKDAFVEILKEMIRSSFEDVDIVGLMYEDSKQVRHVLLLFNILTLQNDVLSNQRFDFERYKKEKWDIEHIHAVKSKKPHSTEAQSQFLNEALPYVKDEELRLAINSFLAAYDQEQFEGLFERIVDEFGDDETNNISNLTLLDATTNRSYKNAIFPKKRQILIERDKTGVYIPACTRNVFLKYYNPDVTQMNYWGKKDREHYINAMVTALSTVIPSVKESAYI; translated from the coding sequence TTGGAGACAGTTCTGCAAGCTAAAGCAATTCAAGATTTGATGGAGTCAGAAGAAAAGTTTTATATTCCTTCATATCAGAGAGGATATCGTTGGTCTAAGTTACAGGTTAGAGAGCTGTTGGATGATTTATGGGAGTTTCATGAGCAGGATCCGGCAAAAGATGAGGTGTACTGGCTTCAGCCAATTATTGTGAAAAAGAATGAAGAAACTTGGGAAGTCATTGATGGACAGCAACGTTTAACGACAATTTTAATTTTGTTGCAATACATAAAGAAGCAAATTCCTTTTTTAGTAGATCACTATTTTTCGATTGATTATGAGACACGCCCAAAGAGTTCAGATTTCTTGAGGGATATAGCTGCCGGTGAGAATATGAAGGATGATAACATTGATTTTTACCACATGTATGAAGCCTATGAGATGATTCAGGAATGGTTTGCAGAGCATAAGCCCCAGGCTGTTATGTTTATAGCACAGCGGTTGCGTGAGCAGGTCAAAGTCATGTGGTATGAAGTGGATGATTCATATGATGCAATTGATATTTTCTCACGTATCAATAATGGAAGGATTCCATTAACCAATGCGGAGTTGATCAAGGCATTGTTCTTAAGTAAAAACCATTTAAGTCAGAATGAAGGCGATGAAGATATTGTACGCTTAAAGCAAATTGAAATTTCTAATGAATGGGATCGTATGGAATATGCTTTGCAAAATGATGAGCTATGGTATTTCTTACAAAACGATACGGATTCGGATTATCAGAACCGGATTGAGTGGCTATTTGATCTTATAGCCAGTGATTATAAGATGGGAGTCGAAAAGAATATCCCTTATTATACCTTCCATGTGTTCAATGAATGGATGAAGAATCAATCAGAAGCGGATAAATCAAAGCATGCTATTATTGAGTCGATTTGGTTAGAGGTTCAACAGCTTTACATGAAAGTGACGGAGTGGTATCAAAATAGAGAGCTCTATCATTACATTGGTTATTTGCTTGCGACAAGTGTATCAATGGAGAGCATCATTCAGAAGTCTAATAACATGAAGAAAGATGCCTTTGTGGAGATTTTAAAAGAAATGATTCGCAGCTCCTTCGAGGATGTTGATATTGTTGGATTAATGTATGAGGATAGCAAGCAGGTACGCCATGTGCTGCTGTTATTTAATATTTTGACATTGCAGAATGACGTGTTATCGAATCAGCGCTTTGATTTTGAACGTTACAAAAAAGAAAAATGGGATATTGAGCACATTCATGCAGTAAAATCGAAGAAGCCACATAGTACGGAAGCGCAGTCTCAATTTCTGAACGAAGCACTTCCATATGTGAAGGATGAAGAGCTTCGCCTGGCTATCAACTCTTTTTTAGCTGCCTATGACCAAGAGCAATTCGAAGGGTTATTTGAGCGCATAGTAGATGAATTTGGGGATGATGAGACGAATAACATTTCAAATTTAACACTACTTGATGCCACAACGAACCGCTCTTATAAAAACGCCATTTTCCCTAAAAAACGCCAAATCTTAATTGAACGTGATAAAACAGGTGTTTATATTCCGGCATGCACGAGAAATGTCTTCTTAAAATACTACAACCCTGACGTGACACAAATGAATTACTGGGGGAAGAAAGACCGGGAGCATTATATCAATGCAATGGTTACGGCGCTTAGTACCGTGATACCAAGCGTGAAGGAGAGTGCGTATATATGA
- a CDS encoding DUF262 domain-containing protein encodes MSKAKTYAFWKLIQEGHINRIEIPIIQRDYAQGRQTKDVEQVRDSFLKVLFKSLETKETIELDFIYGTVNAQGVFAPLDGQQRLTTLYLLHWYSAMREGRMDEARGILAKFSYETRSSSKAFCRMLVQLEGIDFDKATISREIQNVPDFFLIWNQDPTVKAMLVVLDAIHKLYENTLYDTLTNDCPIQFKFIDLDTFHLEDTLYIKMNARGKPLTPFENFKAKLQAYMEQLVSQDKITTHFSKQLLLKMDNQWADFFWENQKKLYNQAYLQFIQVVITNQLALHKENNERVSMLVSQEHAVSFEEVVKAQLDDTDWLYRLEATVDAFIRREQDHIPMAVIDGEQLVRRSMSSEITYADRLRLFAFTVYASQVSDVDKETLSTWMRFIRNVTESTLYNSVTDYINSARAIQQLASHIDDFYTYLARPATKLQGFYGAQLEQERKKAQLLLSHADWGPLLKKAEDYPYFKGDIGFLLGFAGVTSAAEIAEWSEGTHATAQKQFIFYYERAVAIFGSEKLNVDKNLFTRALLTFGDYTLKKGRNYSFLTEGFDRDISWKRLLREENVCYLKDLFDVVDIHDIEASLQSIIENSDVEDWRRYFINYPMILNETCGSKRFIRYNDENEILLLESSATNGYCQEYYSYALHAALEEKILNLIIIIL; translated from the coding sequence ATGAGTAAAGCAAAGACATATGCATTTTGGAAGCTCATTCAAGAAGGGCACATTAATCGCATTGAGATTCCAATCATCCAGCGAGACTATGCGCAGGGGCGACAAACAAAAGATGTCGAGCAGGTACGTGACAGCTTTTTGAAGGTATTATTCAAGAGCCTTGAGACGAAGGAAACGATTGAGCTGGATTTCATTTACGGTACGGTAAATGCACAAGGGGTGTTTGCCCCTTTAGACGGTCAGCAGCGTTTAACAACACTGTACCTTCTGCATTGGTATAGTGCGATGCGTGAAGGAAGAATGGATGAAGCTCGTGGCATTTTAGCAAAGTTTTCGTATGAAACTCGCAGTAGCAGCAAAGCTTTTTGTCGTATGCTTGTGCAACTAGAAGGTATTGATTTTGATAAAGCGACCATTAGCAGGGAAATTCAAAATGTACCAGATTTCTTCTTAATATGGAATCAGGATCCGACTGTGAAGGCGATGCTTGTCGTGCTTGATGCTATTCATAAGTTGTATGAGAACACGCTGTATGACACATTGACGAATGATTGCCCTATTCAGTTTAAATTTATCGACTTGGATACATTCCATTTAGAAGATACGCTTTATATTAAAATGAATGCAAGAGGAAAGCCGCTAACACCTTTTGAAAACTTCAAGGCGAAGCTGCAGGCATACATGGAGCAACTAGTGAGCCAAGACAAAATTACCACTCATTTTTCGAAACAACTTCTGTTGAAAATGGATAATCAATGGGCTGATTTCTTCTGGGAAAACCAAAAGAAACTTTATAATCAGGCATATTTACAGTTTATTCAAGTTGTTATTACAAATCAATTGGCCTTACACAAAGAAAATAATGAGCGGGTATCAATGCTTGTCAGCCAAGAACATGCAGTGAGCTTTGAAGAGGTTGTGAAGGCACAGTTGGATGACACAGATTGGTTATATAGATTAGAAGCAACAGTGGATGCATTCATTCGCAGGGAACAAGATCATATTCCAATGGCTGTTATAGATGGCGAACAATTAGTGCGTCGTTCAATGTCTAGTGAAATTACCTATGCGGATCGTCTGCGGTTATTTGCGTTTACGGTATATGCGTCGCAAGTGTCAGATGTTGATAAGGAAACTCTCAGCACCTGGATGAGATTTATACGTAATGTGACGGAAAGTACACTTTATAATTCTGTTACGGATTACATAAACTCGGCGCGTGCCATCCAGCAGCTTGCGTCACATATCGATGACTTCTATACGTATTTAGCAAGGCCTGCAACGAAGCTTCAAGGATTTTATGGAGCGCAACTTGAACAGGAGAGAAAAAAGGCCCAATTGCTATTATCGCATGCCGATTGGGGACCGTTACTCAAAAAAGCAGAGGATTATCCTTATTTTAAGGGAGACATCGGCTTTTTACTCGGATTTGCAGGGGTAACATCCGCAGCAGAAATTGCTGAATGGAGTGAGGGAACGCATGCAACGGCTCAAAAACAATTTATATTTTACTATGAGCGTGCGGTTGCTATTTTTGGATCAGAAAAACTAAATGTTGATAAGAATTTATTCACACGTGCGCTATTAACATTCGGTGATTACACATTGAAGAAGGGACGCAACTATAGTTTCTTAACAGAAGGGTTTGATCGTGATATTAGTTGGAAACGACTGTTGCGAGAGGAGAATGTATGTTATTTGAAAGACTTGTTCGATGTAGTAGATATACATGATATCGAGGCAAGTTTACAGAGTATCATAGAAAATTCCGATGTAGAAGATTGGCGTCGTTATTTCATAAACTATCCAATGATTTTGAATGAAACATGCGGTTCGAAAAGATTTATTCGTTATAACGATGAAAATGAGATTCTTCTATTAGAAAGCAGTGCAACGAATGGATATTGCCAAGAATATTACAGCTATGCACTGCATGCGGCGTTAGAAGAAAAAATATTAAATCTGATTATTATCATTCTTTAG
- a CDS encoding methyl-accepting chemotaxis protein: protein MNSLEQALSVAPILTQLLKDEDFIVAVTDTEKYLYATPGKFLDPGIVSGQPFFDHDLFGQVREKLRRVEILTPPEYGAPFKGIGYPLFDENRNFIGSLGFGISLKKEYALRDIIANLNGISNAIGERTQNITAHAEELSATIEEISASSENTMQHAEEMNDVISFIDNVAQQSNLLGLNASIEAARAGEYGKTFSVVATEIRKLSSNTGEASKKIGTFLENMREQITAVTQSIRDIEKSSTELSSNTETFTQVTEELNELGQTLDSFISGLLKQN, encoded by the coding sequence ATGAATAGCTTAGAACAAGCTTTGTCTGTGGCACCAATACTCACACAGCTGCTTAAGGACGAAGATTTTATCGTGGCGGTTACGGATACAGAGAAATACCTTTACGCGACGCCGGGCAAGTTTTTAGATCCGGGAATCGTAAGTGGACAGCCTTTCTTCGATCACGATTTATTTGGCCAAGTAAGAGAGAAGTTGAGAAGAGTAGAAATCTTAACTCCTCCTGAATATGGGGCGCCTTTTAAAGGGATTGGCTATCCTTTATTTGATGAAAATAGAAATTTTATTGGATCATTAGGCTTTGGCATTAGTTTGAAGAAAGAGTATGCCCTCAGAGACATTATTGCCAATCTAAATGGAATATCAAATGCCATTGGAGAAAGAACCCAAAACATTACCGCCCATGCAGAGGAGCTCTCAGCTACAATTGAAGAAATTTCTGCCTCTTCAGAGAATACGATGCAGCACGCGGAAGAAATGAATGATGTGATTTCTTTTATAGACAATGTGGCCCAGCAGTCCAACTTGCTCGGTCTAAATGCCTCCATTGAAGCGGCAAGGGCAGGAGAATATGGCAAGACGTTTTCTGTGGTGGCAACGGAAATAAGAAAACTGTCCAGTAACACAGGAGAAGCCTCCAAGAAAATTGGTACCTTCTTAGAAAATATGAGGGAACAGATCACAGCCGTAACGCAAAGTATTAGGGATATTGAGAAGTCATCGACTGAATTAAGCTCCAATACGGAAACGTTTACTCAGGTTACAGAAGAACTGAACGAATTAGGCCAAACTCTTGATAGTTTTATAAGCGGCTTGTTGAAGCAAAATTAA
- a CDS encoding phosphate ABC transporter substrate-binding protein: MRLIKKATNRLVMLALVAVLSACGIQKDDEIASANEGKATISISGSTSVGPLAEKLAFKYEEKNDVNIEINQIGSSAGITNAINGVSEIGMSSRDLKPEEKASGLKEVVIAYDGIVVVAHPSNKVNNLTTEQVKQIFTGEITNWKEVGGEDKEIVVVSREDGSGSRDAFQEIVGYTSGELVRSAIIASGNGNIKTTVATNEHAIGFISFEYMDDSVSSLKINGVEATAENVLQQKYSLSRPFLFVHREDQLTDAGQQFVDYILSSEGQAIVSETGAIPVN, from the coding sequence ATGAGGCTTATAAAAAAAGCAACGAATAGATTAGTAATGCTAGCCTTAGTTGCCGTTTTATCAGCGTGTGGAATACAGAAAGACGATGAAATAGCGTCGGCAAATGAAGGGAAAGCTACAATCTCTATCTCGGGGTCTACGTCTGTAGGACCATTAGCCGAAAAGTTAGCGTTTAAATATGAAGAGAAGAACGATGTCAATATAGAGATTAATCAAATAGGATCTTCTGCGGGTATCACAAATGCAATCAACGGTGTGTCAGAGATCGGCATGTCTTCACGTGATTTGAAACCGGAAGAAAAAGCTAGCGGGCTGAAAGAGGTAGTCATTGCTTATGATGGAATCGTCGTCGTCGCCCATCCTAGCAACAAAGTTAATAATCTTACGACGGAGCAAGTAAAGCAAATTTTTACTGGAGAGATTACGAACTGGAAGGAAGTTGGAGGAGAGGACAAGGAAATAGTAGTCGTTTCTCGTGAAGACGGTTCGGGCTCACGTGATGCCTTCCAAGAAATTGTCGGCTACACTTCAGGCGAATTAGTGAGAAGTGCCATTATTGCAAGCGGCAACGGCAATATTAAAACGACTGTTGCGACAAATGAGCATGCAATAGGATTTATTTCTTTTGAATATATGGATGACTCTGTTTCCTCTCTAAAGATTAATGGAGTGGAAGCGACGGCGGAAAATGTCCTTCAACAGAAATATAGTCTGTCACGCCCCTTCTTATTTGTCCATAGGGAAGATCAGCTGACGGATGCAGGACAACAATTCGTTGATTATATTTTAAGTTCAGAGGGACAAGCTATTGTTTCCGAAACAGGGGCTATACCAGTAAATTAA
- the pstC gene encoding phosphate ABC transporter permease subunit PstC — translation MTSPLMEKPIIDNGKSNKNKYVMEKVSSRIFLFCALLSVVSLLLIIGFVFYKGSYPFIKEGYSFIDFIFGVDWVPSEDKFGIFPMIVASIYATIGALMIGVPVGLFTAIFLSEIAPKNVAKIISPAVQLLAGIPSVLYGVFGLAIIVPLLQNNLGLVKGQSLLAVILVLAIMMLPTIVTVAETAIRAVPKTYREGSLALGASKIGTIFKVVVPAAKSGIMAAIVLGLGRAIGETMAVILVAGNSLIVPASLTDSVRPLTTNIALEMGYASGVHQEMLFATGIILFSFILLLNFVLAKISAKGGK, via the coding sequence ATGACAAGCCCGCTTATGGAAAAACCAATCATAGATAACGGTAAATCAAATAAAAATAAATATGTGATGGAGAAGGTTTCATCTAGAATTTTCTTGTTTTGTGCCCTTCTATCAGTCGTCAGTTTATTGCTAATCATTGGATTCGTATTTTATAAAGGCTCCTATCCATTTATAAAAGAAGGTTATAGCTTTATAGATTTCATTTTTGGAGTAGATTGGGTACCAAGTGAAGATAAATTCGGCATATTTCCAATGATTGTGGCATCAATCTATGCGACCATTGGCGCTTTAATGATTGGTGTGCCGGTCGGTCTGTTTACAGCGATTTTTCTATCGGAGATTGCCCCTAAAAACGTAGCAAAAATTATTTCGCCGGCTGTACAGTTGCTAGCAGGGATCCCGTCTGTTTTATATGGTGTATTCGGATTGGCTATTATCGTTCCTTTGCTGCAGAACAACCTGGGGTTAGTCAAAGGGCAAAGCTTATTGGCTGTCATTCTTGTGTTAGCTATCATGATGCTGCCAACGATTGTAACGGTAGCTGAAACAGCCATTCGCGCCGTTCCAAAAACATACCGTGAGGGGTCCTTGGCTCTTGGCGCTTCAAAAATTGGAACGATTTTTAAAGTAGTTGTACCAGCAGCCAAATCAGGAATTATGGCAGCCATTGTATTGGGATTAGGGAGAGCCATTGGAGAAACAATGGCTGTTATATTGGTCGCGGGGAACAGTCTAATCGTCCCTGCAAGCTTAACAGATAGTGTCCGCCCGTTGACGACAAACATTGCGTTAGAAATGGGCTATGCATCCGGCGTTCATCAAGAGATGCTGTTTGCGACTGGTATTATTTTATTCTCCTTTATCTTGTTGTTAAACTTCGTATTAGCAAAAATCAGTGCAAAGGGTGGTAAGTAA
- the pstA gene encoding phosphate ABC transporter permease PstA, whose product MKRWKDNLLHGLLWFSAILTVAVLVVIVGFIFYKGVRLINFEFIFGDYSPTGGGGIWPMIVTTMYTIIISLVIATPIGILAAVYLQEYAKQGRLVNVIRFATESLTGIPSIIYGLFGAVFFVTTLKLGMSIIAASLTLTIIVLPVIIRTTEEALKTVPQSYREGSLALGTTKLQTLYKVILPSAMPGILSGIILSMGRIVGESAAIFLTAGTVAAMPESIFSSARTLTVHSYLVTQEAGDIELAAAIGIVLIVMIVVLNFVATFISKKLNKADY is encoded by the coding sequence ATGAAAAGGTGGAAAGATAACTTGCTGCATGGGCTTCTCTGGTTCTCAGCCATCTTGACTGTTGCCGTCCTTGTGGTCATTGTAGGGTTCATCTTTTACAAAGGGGTTAGGCTAATTAACTTTGAGTTCATCTTTGGTGATTATTCACCAACGGGCGGTGGCGGTATTTGGCCGATGATTGTGACAACTATGTATACCATTATTATTTCATTAGTAATTGCAACACCAATCGGGATTTTGGCGGCCGTGTATCTGCAAGAATACGCTAAACAAGGCCGATTAGTAAATGTCATTCGTTTTGCTACAGAAAGCTTAACAGGGATTCCTTCTATCATCTATGGATTATTCGGAGCCGTATTCTTTGTCACTACGTTGAAATTAGGCATGTCGATCATAGCGGCCTCGCTGACTCTGACTATTATTGTATTGCCAGTCATCATCCGAACGACAGAAGAAGCCTTAAAGACGGTACCGCAGTCATACAGAGAAGGCTCTCTCGCATTAGGGACAACGAAGCTGCAAACTTTATATAAAGTGATTTTGCCAAGTGCCATGCCAGGGATCTTATCGGGAATTATTCTCTCAATGGGGAGGATTGTCGGTGAATCGGCTGCCATATTTTTAACAGCCGGAACGGTAGCAGCCATGCCTGAAAGTATCTTCTCATCTGCCAGAACGTTAACGGTCCATTCCTATTTGGTGACACAGGAGGCCGGAGACATTGAACTGGCAGCGGCCATTGGGATTGTACTAATTGTGATGATCGTGGTTCTCAACTTTGTGGCGACATTTATATCAAAGAAATTAAATAAAGCTGACTATTAA
- a CDS encoding DeoR/GlpR family DNA-binding transcription regulator has protein sequence MNKSLLSERHKIILRELDVKIKVNVMDLALKLNVTPETIRKDLSALEEKKKLRRIHGGAVKYAGISNEPDFNHKVGIAHHQKQLIGEVAASFIKDGETIALDAGSTTLHVANSIKHVRNVTIVTNSLAAAVILNNRLESNIFNGKVIILGGTSNPQQRSISGSITNQLLEYFYFDKAFISCGGISQEGICDFDVDEATASSIIIKRSKQIYVVADSSKFNQRALFHIDSLSSIDVVISDQEMPTQWSKDASTKELNWIKTDEKVVF, from the coding sequence ATGAATAAGTCTTTACTATCAGAAAGACATAAAATCATTCTGCGAGAACTTGATGTGAAAATAAAAGTCAACGTCATGGATCTAGCTTTAAAATTAAACGTCACACCTGAAACCATTCGGAAAGATTTAAGTGCCCTTGAGGAGAAAAAGAAATTACGCAGAATCCATGGTGGAGCGGTTAAATATGCTGGGATAAGCAATGAGCCTGATTTCAACCATAAAGTTGGCATCGCCCATCATCAGAAGCAACTCATAGGAGAAGTCGCCGCTTCCTTTATTAAGGATGGCGAAACCATTGCTCTTGATGCCGGCTCAACCACCTTACATGTTGCAAACTCGATTAAACACGTAAGAAATGTCACGATTGTAACCAATTCTTTAGCCGCAGCCGTCATCTTAAATAATCGATTAGAATCTAACATTTTTAACGGGAAAGTCATCATACTTGGAGGAACATCTAATCCACAGCAACGTTCGATCAGCGGTTCCATTACCAATCAGCTGCTAGAATATTTTTATTTTGATAAAGCGTTTATCTCATGTGGAGGAATAAGCCAGGAGGGAATTTGTGATTTCGATGTGGATGAAGCCACTGCCTCTTCCATTATCATTAAGAGATCAAAGCAAATATATGTTGTGGCCGATTCTTCTAAATTTAACCAAAGGGCTTTGTTTCATATTGATTCCTTGTCATCTATCGATGTTGTCATTTCAGATCAAGAAATGCCGACTCAATGGTCAAAAGATGCGAGCACGAAAGAATTAAATTGGATAAAGACTGATGAAAAGGTCGTTTTCTGA
- a CDS encoding metallophosphoesterase family protein: MSNEEMSKGLDRRSFIKIGGMSTLALTLASAGMPGDLFGNATALAKDNQAAKLKFNSDGRFKIVQFNDPQDDERIDRRTIQLMEKVLDAEKPDFVVINGDMLASGPDTPLEVKQAINNLAQPMEKRKIQWAVTFGNHDEDATPKNGLDEEDMLKIYMSYPYNRNQPSEKGVTGTGNSYLLINNSKGTTPAFNLWLMDSGRYAPKEIAGQDFEGYPHWDWLRFDQVNWYYETSKKLEKRLNRKVPSLMFMHIPLWEHRYMWFASKEEMSESKHALAVKKHSITGERNENECPGPFNSGMFSAILHRGDVKGVFCGHDHINTYAGNYYGVMLGYAGNCGFGAYGLSGAERNRLRGARVFNLDEKKENVLVDTYMVFAKDYGIDLTANDQSIDPLPLKDKPKTVTSK; this comes from the coding sequence ATGAGTAATGAAGAGATGAGTAAAGGGTTAGACAGAAGAAGTTTTATTAAAATTGGTGGGATGAGTACCCTTGCCTTAACCCTTGCCTCTGCTGGAATGCCGGGAGATTTATTCGGCAATGCAACAGCATTAGCCAAAGACAATCAAGCAGCCAAATTGAAATTTAATTCTGATGGAAGGTTTAAAATTGTGCAATTTAATGATCCACAAGACGATGAACGAATTGATCGCAGAACCATTCAGTTAATGGAAAAAGTTTTAGACGCTGAAAAGCCTGATTTTGTAGTGATTAATGGAGACATGTTAGCAAGTGGGCCTGATACTCCATTGGAAGTAAAGCAAGCGATTAATAATCTTGCTCAGCCAATGGAGAAGAGAAAGATTCAGTGGGCGGTGACATTCGGAAATCATGATGAAGATGCCACGCCAAAAAATGGCCTTGATGAGGAGGATATGCTCAAAATCTATATGTCGTATCCGTACAATAGGAACCAGCCGAGTGAAAAAGGTGTAACAGGAACAGGAAATTCCTATCTGCTTATCAATAATTCTAAAGGAACGACACCTGCCTTTAATTTATGGTTAATGGATAGTGGAAGATACGCGCCAAAGGAAATCGCCGGGCAGGATTTTGAAGGCTATCCTCATTGGGACTGGTTGCGCTTTGATCAGGTGAACTGGTATTATGAAACGTCTAAGAAATTAGAAAAAAGATTGAATCGCAAAGTTCCATCCCTTATGTTCATGCATATTCCTTTATGGGAACATCGCTATATGTGGTTTGCCAGCAAAGAGGAAATGTCAGAATCAAAGCATGCGTTAGCTGTGAAAAAACATAGTATCACAGGGGAAAGAAATGAAAATGAATGCCCAGGACCATTCAATAGTGGCATGTTTTCAGCCATTTTGCATCGCGGGGATGTAAAGGGCGTCTTCTGTGGGCATGATCATATCAACACCTATGCAGGGAATTATTATGGAGTAATGCTTGGCTACGCGGGCAATTGCGGGTTCGGGGCTTACGGGCTTTCCGGGGCAGAAAGAAATAGACTGCGCGGGGCCAGAGTATTCAATCTAGATGAAAAGAAAGAAAATGTTCTCGTCGATACATATATGGTTTTTGCAAAAGATTATGGCATTGATTTAACGGCCAACGATCAAAGTATCGATCCATTGCCATTGAAGGATAAGCCAAAAACTGTAACAAGCAAATAA
- the guaD gene encoding guanine deaminase — MKKYMGIFQGTAFSSASPKDIQVLKDYLFCINSDGMIEKIVAPEEADYQQLVDAYEGEDHFHRLAEGQFFLPGFIDLHVHAPQWAQAGTALDLPLYDWLHTYTFPLEAKFSDLTFAENVYNDLVSTLLAHGTTTALYFATVHKEASVLLAEICAKNGQRGLVGKVVMDNPEQTPTYYRDADTQTALADTEEFILAVKELAKTTKQGVYPVVTPRFIPSCTNDTLKGLGELTAKYDTHVQSHCSESDWAHGYVKDRFDKHDAFALHEFGLLHDKSVMAHCNFLDDHDAELFAETGTAIAHCPISNAYFANSVIPIAHFHSKDVEIGLGSDISGGFSPSLFDNVRQAIISSRMLEDGVNPALPAEDRGVPQSRITINEAFYLATAGGGESLSLPIGRLQENYVWDVQVIDTKAAAAKLPIFDVNEDLHNVFQKIMYLARPENIREVWVQGKKVHSK; from the coding sequence ATGAAAAAATATATGGGTATTTTTCAAGGAACAGCTTTTTCCAGTGCGTCTCCTAAAGACATTCAAGTTTTAAAAGATTATCTTTTCTGTATTAACAGTGACGGCATGATTGAAAAAATTGTTGCACCGGAAGAGGCGGACTATCAACAGCTGGTGGATGCTTATGAAGGAGAAGATCACTTTCATCGTTTAGCTGAAGGGCAGTTTTTCTTGCCGGGTTTTATCGATTTACATGTGCACGCCCCTCAATGGGCTCAAGCAGGAACGGCGCTGGATCTCCCGCTCTATGACTGGTTACATACATACACCTTTCCGCTTGAGGCCAAATTTTCAGATCTGACTTTCGCCGAAAATGTCTATAACGACTTAGTCAGCACTTTGCTTGCGCATGGAACCACGACCGCCCTTTATTTCGCGACTGTGCACAAAGAGGCTAGTGTGCTGCTGGCTGAGATCTGTGCGAAGAACGGACAACGAGGGCTCGTCGGGAAAGTTGTCATGGACAATCCTGAACAAACGCCGACCTATTATCGTGATGCTGATACGCAAACGGCACTAGCTGATACGGAGGAGTTTATTTTAGCTGTTAAGGAGTTAGCAAAGACCACTAAGCAAGGAGTTTATCCGGTGGTGACCCCACGCTTTATCCCAAGCTGTACAAATGACACACTGAAAGGTTTAGGGGAATTGACGGCCAAATATGATACACATGTCCAATCACACTGCAGCGAAAGTGACTGGGCGCATGGGTACGTGAAAGACCGATTTGATAAACATGATGCCTTTGCTTTGCATGAGTTTGGTCTGTTGCATGATAAGTCGGTAATGGCTCACTGTAACTTCCTGGATGATCATGATGCAGAATTGTTTGCTGAAACAGGAACGGCCATCGCTCACTGTCCAATATCCAATGCTTACTTTGCCAACAGCGTCATTCCCATCGCTCACTTTCACTCGAAGGACGTTGAGATTGGCTTAGGATCTGATATTTCTGGCGGTTTTTCACCTAGCCTGTTTGATAATGTAAGGCAAGCAATCATCTCATCGCGAATGTTAGAAGATGGTGTGAACCCCGCTCTGCCTGCTGAAGATCGCGGTGTGCCGCAATCACGTATTACGATTAATGAAGCCTTCTATTTAGCAACAGCTGGCGGCGGCGAAAGTTTAAGCTTGCCCATCGGCCGCCTGCAGGAAAACTATGTGTGGGACGTACAAGTCATCGATACGAAAGCGGCAGCTGCCAAACTGCCTATCTTCGACGTGAATGAAGACTTGCATAATGTCTTCCAAAAAATCATGTATCTCGCCCGTCCGGAAAACATCCGTGAAGTCTGGGTTCAGGGGAAAAAGGTTCATTCAAAGTAA